A window of Acropora muricata isolate sample 2 chromosome 3, ASM3666990v1, whole genome shotgun sequence contains these coding sequences:
- the LOC136912168 gene encoding uncharacterized protein isoform X3 — MLILQATAFIKLRNYSKVKVTGVRAFLEFLETTYNLSRVALNVGSLIISLDCKTSRGLDQLWNDYISGHLNKVAERHLVTDEMKKKLNMRAIMLKITIEEENYLKCKKVLVACSGEAECTTLSSQNGRLDGGRGMTGIATAADNDELPRDLRLARLLIHEGKNVLEQFFLISIHPETLENTLKKNSTKLAQLKSKRVICDDDWEMLFPASGDPPNTDKFDITVLHLLIREFSNLPTPAKGWHKLPDETDDSIQADIARIECFKNELSRRSFTAISESEFEEKWSKISSSLERFQVYIHKQNIQFIKNDSIDDKMRQILEDIIKKWQKSLDHHGTKFICERSSCLPDQMSEESVYGRSNEIALVKDIVEKDGVAVVLITGGPGFGKTTVARMAAQKLKEDGQTVLFCSLQGKKTFDEVATEMILSCRKEPGQLPDSLEYWLKNWSKQISRQPTVLVLDNADGIIESKRDRASFVETLRTMRRLSGNKLTFVITSRSRLLDVESWEEVKLNPLSLEDAKTVLKSCVNNEERKLQLQSPDLDSIAKLCGFVPLALSIVGSLLSDFPAKSLIENLEKEPLDILEGYSESFCKAIANSFDLLKEDEQDALIALSVFPGSFDYKAAEIALQQCSTSNPVVILRSLKIRSLLEQTSQFLRYKLHPLVRDFGKKIDKTKSPQVLQNSERLARVHFLSRLEENARMLYWEKDKCRESIESFGEDRHNYEFCLQNVTDHEISSCKPFLNNFAQTCMYLEKCFAPDSYIQFLEFLLTCKSYESTTHPVVRVELLCVLGEEMRRTGKNKKYQEYMEEADSLFSEHLGEFQTRALPHVFYLHNRARFSVSKTNDRSDPEPKYLYNEALEICEKEIPNHPEKALNLLFAGRNAKRCMANEEANEKLEKALSMLRNLLGDHFMTALCLKELADFYFLTEKTDEGRDKALNYYKEAMVVMEKLGTRNQKESILTLKNFGICHERKGNFEEAKTLLLEANQVCNSEIEGDHRWKVFVKIELALFYHEIANRQEIEGDDREELFSKMEEFMKEGLDMCYRLNDNKKSISSLGNRKQIMKVLNEYPGRFERETYYPDEPL; from the exons ATGTTAATACTCCAAGCCACAGCATTCATAAAGTTGCGTAACTATTCCAAAGTTAAAGTAACAGGAGTGAGAGCCTTCCTTGAATTTTTGGAAACGACGTATAATTTATCGCGAGTTGCTCTCAATGTGGGCTCTCTTATCATCAGTCTGGATTGCAAAACGTCACGAGGTCTTGACCAGCTGTGGAATGACTATATTTCTGGTCACCTCAATAAAGTGGCTGAGCGGCACCTTGTGactgatgaaatgaaaaagaagCTTAACATGAGAGCAATCATGTTGAAGATAACCATAGAAGAGGAAAACTATTTGAAGTGCAAGAAAGTTCTCGTGGCATGTTCAG GAGAGGCAGAGTGTACCACTTTATCTTCTCAGAATGGTAGACTTGATGGAGGAAGAGGGATGACTGGGATTGCCACAGCTGCAGATAATGATGAATTGCCG AGAGACCTGAGACTGGCTCGATTACTCATCCAcgaaggaaaaaatgttttggaaCAGTTTTTTCTCATTTCAATCCATCCCGAAACGTTggaaaacactctgaagaaaaATTCGACAAAGCTCGCGCAACTAAAGTCGAAGCGTGTTATCTGTGATGATGACTGGGAGATGTTGTTCCCGGCTTCTGGTGACCCACCAAACACTGACAAGTTTGACATTACTGTGTTGCATTTGTTGATTCGAGAGTTTTCAAATTTGCCAACGCCTGCCAAAGGATGGCACAAACTCCCTGACGAGACCGACGATAGCATACAGGCAGACATCGCCAGAATCGAATGCTTCAAAAATGAGCTGTCCCGTCGGTCGTTTACTGCTATTTCCGAAAGTGAATTCGAAGAGAAATGGAGCAAAATCTCCTCATCATTGGAGAGATTTCAGGTTTACATCCACAAGCAAAACATTCAGTTCATCAAAAATGATTCAATCGATGATAAGATGCGACAAATATTGGAGGATATCatcaaaaaatggcaaaaatcatTAGATCATCACGGAACTAAATTCATCTGCGAGCGTAGCAGCTGCCTACCCGACCAAATGTCAGAAGAATCGGTATATGGTCGTTCTAACGAGATAGCCCTTGTAAAAGATATCGTCGAAAAAGATGGAGTTGCCGTCGTGTTGATTACTGGTGGACCGGGATTCGGAAAAACAACTGTGGCCAGGATGGCTGCCCAGAAATTAAAGGAGGACGGACAAACTGTCTTGTTTTGCAGTCTTCAGGGAAAGAAAACGTTTGACGAAGTTGCCACTGAAATGATCCTTTCTTGTCGCAAGGAGCCTGGACAACTACCAGACAGTCTAGAATATTGGCTTAAAAACTGGAGTAAACAGATCAGCCGCCAGCCTACAGTACTGGTCCTTGACAATGCAGATGGTATTATAGAGTCGAAGAGAGATCGAGCTTCCTTCGTAGAGACCCTGAGAACCATGAGAAGGCTATCAGGCAACAAGCTGACGTTTGTAATAACATCTCGATCGAGGCTCTTAGACGTGGAGTCGTGGGAAGAAGTGAAATTAAACCCTCTATCGCTCGAAGATGCTAAAACAGTACTGAAATCTTGTGTCAACAATGAAGAGAGAAAACTTCAACTGCAGTCTCCAGACTTGGATTCCATAGCCAAGCTTTGTGGTTTTGTTCCACTGGCACTGTCCATCGTCGGTTCACTTCTGTCAGATTTCCCTGCAAAAAGCCTCATAGAAAATCTTGAAAAGGAGCCCTTGGATATCCTTGAAGGATATTCTGAATCATTTTGCAAGGCCATAGCGAATTCATTTGACCTTTTGAAAGAAGATGAACAAGATGCCTTGATTGCGCTTTCCGTATTCCCAGGATCATTTGATTACAAAGCGGCGGAAATAGCTTTGCAGCAATGCTCTACATCTAATCCAGTTGTGATTCTCCGCTCGTTGAAGATAAGATCCCTCTTGGAACAGACTAGTCAGTTCTTAAGATACAAATTGCATCCTCTCGTTCGTGATTTTGGCAAGAAGATTGATAAGACAAAAAGTCCTCAAGTTTTGCAGAATAGCGAGCGACTGGCCCGTGTACATTTTCTGTCTCGACTGGAGGAAAATGCACGGATGTTGTACTGGGAAAAAGACAAATGCAGAGAATCCATTGAATCATTCGGAGAAGACAGGCACAACTATGAATTTTGTCTTCAAAATGTGACTGACCATGAGATTTCCTCTTGTAAACCGTTTCTCAACAATTTTGCCCAAACTTGCATGTATTTAGAGAAATGCTTTGCACCGGATTCTTACATTCAATTCTTGGAATTCCTACTGACATGCAAGTCGTATGAATCGACAACTCACCCAGTCGTCCGTGTGGAGCTTTTGTGCGTGCTTGGTGAAGAAATGAGACGTACtggaaagaataaaaaatacCAAGAGTACATGGAAGAGGCCGATAGTCTCTTTTCAGAACACCTTGGTGAATTCCAGACCAGAGCTCTTCCCCATGTCTTCTACCTTCATAACCGAGCTCGTTTCAGTGTTTCAAAGACGAACGACCGCTCTGATCCTGAACCGAAATACCTGTATAACGAAGCACTGGAAATCTGTGAAAAGGAGATTCCCAATCATCCCGAAAAGGCTTTAAACTTGTTATTTGCCGGGAGAAATGCTAAGAGGTGCATGGCGAATGAAGAAGCAAATGAGAAACTTGAGAAAGCTCTTTCGATGCTTAGAAATCTTCTTGGAGATCATTTCATGACGGCTCTGTGTCTAAAGGAACTTGCAGACTTTTACTTTCTTACCGAGAAGACCGATGAAGGGCGAGATAAAGCATTGAATTATTATAAAGAGGCAATGGTAGTTATGGAGAAGCTGGGAACGCGCAACCAAAAGGAAAGCATCTTAACTCTAAAAAACTTTGGGATTTGTCACGAAAGGAAAGGCAATTTTGAGGAAGCAAAGACGCTGCTTCTGGAAGCGAATCAAGTTTGCAACAGTGAGATAGAGGGAGATCACAGGTGGaaagtttttgttaaaattgaactgGCTCTCTTCTATCATGAAATAGCCAACAGACAAGAAATTGAAGGAGATGATAGAGAAGAACTATTCAGCAAAATGGAGGAATTTATGAAGGAAGGACTAGACATGTGCTACAGgctcaatgacaacaaaaaatCCATCAGTAGCCTCGGTAACAGGAAACAGATTATGAAAGTGTTAAACGAGTACCCAGGAAGATTTGAAAGAGAGACATATTATCCTGACGAACCTCTTTAA
- the LOC136912168 gene encoding uncharacterized protein isoform X1, which translates to MEGGDKKAIYLIRENFEDSMCKRGIACAVSFQEEVFLLTSSSVVKEVKANEKPKKLIGQRFSRKHFGDYQVEVSIYTTIDKFTFLKIDNECKFSNVKEGWSTDHPNFNVVVPSSETKALAKSPFCESLWPRAKSVAFECNENNTIIEVNPPIERTSILGAPIFLETKTTQRRKSGKRVIGVVGLSSEEKLCSCYLNDNVHDWVSSKQKGRIVLKPLIEQGTSAAQAIAADDLVKQCSSAVPEAVCQPNPATMQQHIEKDAVSSTRGEGEAECTTLSSQNGRLDGGRGMTGIATAADNDELPRDLRLARLLIHEGKNVLEQFFLISIHPETLENTLKKNSTKLAQLKSKRVICDDDWEMLFPASGDPPNTDKFDITVLHLLIREFSNLPTPAKGWHKLPDETDDSIQADIARIECFKNELSRRSFTAISESEFEEKWSKISSSLERFQVYIHKQNIQFIKNDSIDDKMRQILEDIIKKWQKSLDHHGTKFICERSSCLPDQMSEESVYGRSNEIALVKDIVEKDGVAVVLITGGPGFGKTTVARMAAQKLKEDGQTVLFCSLQGKKTFDEVATEMILSCRKEPGQLPDSLEYWLKNWSKQISRQPTVLVLDNADGIIESKRDRASFVETLRTMRRLSGNKLTFVITSRSRLLDVESWEEVKLNPLSLEDAKTVLKSCVNNEERKLQLQSPDLDSIAKLCGFVPLALSIVGSLLSDFPAKSLIENLEKEPLDILEGYSESFCKAIANSFDLLKEDEQDALIALSVFPGSFDYKAAEIALQQCSTSNPVVILRSLKIRSLLEQTSQFLRYKLHPLVRDFGKKIDKTKSPQVLQNSERLARVHFLSRLEENARMLYWEKDKCRESIESFGEDRHNYEFCLQNVTDHEISSCKPFLNNFAQTCMYLEKCFAPDSYIQFLEFLLTCKSYESTTHPVVRVELLCVLGEEMRRTGKNKKYQEYMEEADSLFSEHLGEFQTRALPHVFYLHNRARFSVSKTNDRSDPEPKYLYNEALEICEKEIPNHPEKALNLLFAGRNAKRCMANEEANEKLEKALSMLRNLLGDHFMTALCLKELADFYFLTEKTDEGRDKALNYYKEAMVVMEKLGTRNQKESILTLKNFGICHERKGNFEEAKTLLLEANQVCNSEIEGDHRWKVFVKIELALFYHEIANRQEIEGDDREELFSKMEEFMKEGLDMCYRLNDNKKSISSLGNRKQIMKVLNEYPGRFERETYYPDEPL; encoded by the exons ATGGAAGGTGGGGATAAGAAGGCTATCTATTTGATCAGAGAAAACTTTGAAGACAGTATGTGCAAGAGAGGCATAGCATGTGCTGTCTCTTTCCAAGAGGAAGTGTttttgttgacttcatcttctgTAGTTAAGGAAGTCAAGGCAAATGAGAAGCCAAAAAAACTCATAGGCCAACGGTTTTCGAGAAAACATTTTGGTGACTATCAAGTGGAGGTTTCAATCTATACGACAATCGATAAATTCACGTTTCTTAAAATAGATAACGAATGCAAATTTAGTAATGTAAAGGAAGGTTGGTCAACCGATCACCCTAATTTCAATGTCGTCGTACCATCTTCCGAAACAAAAGCATTGGCAAAGAGTCCGTTTTGTGAAAGCTTGTGGCCGAGGGCTAAATCAGTTGCGTTCGAgtgcaatgaaaacaacacgATTATCGAAGTGAACCCACCAATAGAGAGGACCTCAATTCTTGGTGCTCCGATTTTCCTTGAGACGAAAACTACCCAGAGGAGGAAGAGTGGCAAACGTGTTATTGGTGTAGTGGGATTGAGCAGCGAGGAGAAACTTTGTTCATGCTACTTGAATGACAACGTACATG ATTGGGTATCTTCtaaacaaaaaggaagaattGTACTGAAACCTCTGATTGAACAAG GAACCTCCGCTGCTCAAGCAATAGCAGCAGATGACTTAGTGAAACAATGCTCTAGTGCAGTTCCAGAGGCAGTTTGTCAACCCAATCCAGCAACAATGCAACAGCACATCGAGAAAGATGCAGTTAGCTCAACCAGAGGGGAAG GAGAGGCAGAGTGTACCACTTTATCTTCTCAGAATGGTAGACTTGATGGAGGAAGAGGGATGACTGGGATTGCCACAGCTGCAGATAATGATGAATTGCCG AGAGACCTGAGACTGGCTCGATTACTCATCCAcgaaggaaaaaatgttttggaaCAGTTTTTTCTCATTTCAATCCATCCCGAAACGTTggaaaacactctgaagaaaaATTCGACAAAGCTCGCGCAACTAAAGTCGAAGCGTGTTATCTGTGATGATGACTGGGAGATGTTGTTCCCGGCTTCTGGTGACCCACCAAACACTGACAAGTTTGACATTACTGTGTTGCATTTGTTGATTCGAGAGTTTTCAAATTTGCCAACGCCTGCCAAAGGATGGCACAAACTCCCTGACGAGACCGACGATAGCATACAGGCAGACATCGCCAGAATCGAATGCTTCAAAAATGAGCTGTCCCGTCGGTCGTTTACTGCTATTTCCGAAAGTGAATTCGAAGAGAAATGGAGCAAAATCTCCTCATCATTGGAGAGATTTCAGGTTTACATCCACAAGCAAAACATTCAGTTCATCAAAAATGATTCAATCGATGATAAGATGCGACAAATATTGGAGGATATCatcaaaaaatggcaaaaatcatTAGATCATCACGGAACTAAATTCATCTGCGAGCGTAGCAGCTGCCTACCCGACCAAATGTCAGAAGAATCGGTATATGGTCGTTCTAACGAGATAGCCCTTGTAAAAGATATCGTCGAAAAAGATGGAGTTGCCGTCGTGTTGATTACTGGTGGACCGGGATTCGGAAAAACAACTGTGGCCAGGATGGCTGCCCAGAAATTAAAGGAGGACGGACAAACTGTCTTGTTTTGCAGTCTTCAGGGAAAGAAAACGTTTGACGAAGTTGCCACTGAAATGATCCTTTCTTGTCGCAAGGAGCCTGGACAACTACCAGACAGTCTAGAATATTGGCTTAAAAACTGGAGTAAACAGATCAGCCGCCAGCCTACAGTACTGGTCCTTGACAATGCAGATGGTATTATAGAGTCGAAGAGAGATCGAGCTTCCTTCGTAGAGACCCTGAGAACCATGAGAAGGCTATCAGGCAACAAGCTGACGTTTGTAATAACATCTCGATCGAGGCTCTTAGACGTGGAGTCGTGGGAAGAAGTGAAATTAAACCCTCTATCGCTCGAAGATGCTAAAACAGTACTGAAATCTTGTGTCAACAATGAAGAGAGAAAACTTCAACTGCAGTCTCCAGACTTGGATTCCATAGCCAAGCTTTGTGGTTTTGTTCCACTGGCACTGTCCATCGTCGGTTCACTTCTGTCAGATTTCCCTGCAAAAAGCCTCATAGAAAATCTTGAAAAGGAGCCCTTGGATATCCTTGAAGGATATTCTGAATCATTTTGCAAGGCCATAGCGAATTCATTTGACCTTTTGAAAGAAGATGAACAAGATGCCTTGATTGCGCTTTCCGTATTCCCAGGATCATTTGATTACAAAGCGGCGGAAATAGCTTTGCAGCAATGCTCTACATCTAATCCAGTTGTGATTCTCCGCTCGTTGAAGATAAGATCCCTCTTGGAACAGACTAGTCAGTTCTTAAGATACAAATTGCATCCTCTCGTTCGTGATTTTGGCAAGAAGATTGATAAGACAAAAAGTCCTCAAGTTTTGCAGAATAGCGAGCGACTGGCCCGTGTACATTTTCTGTCTCGACTGGAGGAAAATGCACGGATGTTGTACTGGGAAAAAGACAAATGCAGAGAATCCATTGAATCATTCGGAGAAGACAGGCACAACTATGAATTTTGTCTTCAAAATGTGACTGACCATGAGATTTCCTCTTGTAAACCGTTTCTCAACAATTTTGCCCAAACTTGCATGTATTTAGAGAAATGCTTTGCACCGGATTCTTACATTCAATTCTTGGAATTCCTACTGACATGCAAGTCGTATGAATCGACAACTCACCCAGTCGTCCGTGTGGAGCTTTTGTGCGTGCTTGGTGAAGAAATGAGACGTACtggaaagaataaaaaatacCAAGAGTACATGGAAGAGGCCGATAGTCTCTTTTCAGAACACCTTGGTGAATTCCAGACCAGAGCTCTTCCCCATGTCTTCTACCTTCATAACCGAGCTCGTTTCAGTGTTTCAAAGACGAACGACCGCTCTGATCCTGAACCGAAATACCTGTATAACGAAGCACTGGAAATCTGTGAAAAGGAGATTCCCAATCATCCCGAAAAGGCTTTAAACTTGTTATTTGCCGGGAGAAATGCTAAGAGGTGCATGGCGAATGAAGAAGCAAATGAGAAACTTGAGAAAGCTCTTTCGATGCTTAGAAATCTTCTTGGAGATCATTTCATGACGGCTCTGTGTCTAAAGGAACTTGCAGACTTTTACTTTCTTACCGAGAAGACCGATGAAGGGCGAGATAAAGCATTGAATTATTATAAAGAGGCAATGGTAGTTATGGAGAAGCTGGGAACGCGCAACCAAAAGGAAAGCATCTTAACTCTAAAAAACTTTGGGATTTGTCACGAAAGGAAAGGCAATTTTGAGGAAGCAAAGACGCTGCTTCTGGAAGCGAATCAAGTTTGCAACAGTGAGATAGAGGGAGATCACAGGTGGaaagtttttgttaaaattgaactgGCTCTCTTCTATCATGAAATAGCCAACAGACAAGAAATTGAAGGAGATGATAGAGAAGAACTATTCAGCAAAATGGAGGAATTTATGAAGGAAGGACTAGACATGTGCTACAGgctcaatgacaacaaaaaatCCATCAGTAGCCTCGGTAACAGGAAACAGATTATGAAAGTGTTAAACGAGTACCCAGGAAGATTTGAAAGAGAGACATATTATCCTGACGAACCTCTTTAA
- the LOC136912168 gene encoding uncharacterized protein isoform X2 — MLFSDRLIRLKVETVGLNEDQKKDVSDMLILQATAFIKLRNYSKVKVTGVRAFLEFLETTYNLSRVALNVGSLIISLDCKTSRGLDQLWNDYISGHLNKVAERHLVTDEMKKKLNMRAIMLKITIEEENYLKCKKVLVACSGEAECTTLSSQNGRLDGGRGMTGIATAADNDELPRDLRLARLLIHEGKNVLEQFFLISIHPETLENTLKKNSTKLAQLKSKRVICDDDWEMLFPASGDPPNTDKFDITVLHLLIREFSNLPTPAKGWHKLPDETDDSIQADIARIECFKNELSRRSFTAISESEFEEKWSKISSSLERFQVYIHKQNIQFIKNDSIDDKMRQILEDIIKKWQKSLDHHGTKFICERSSCLPDQMSEESVYGRSNEIALVKDIVEKDGVAVVLITGGPGFGKTTVARMAAQKLKEDGQTVLFCSLQGKKTFDEVATEMILSCRKEPGQLPDSLEYWLKNWSKQISRQPTVLVLDNADGIIESKRDRASFVETLRTMRRLSGNKLTFVITSRSRLLDVESWEEVKLNPLSLEDAKTVLKSCVNNEERKLQLQSPDLDSIAKLCGFVPLALSIVGSLLSDFPAKSLIENLEKEPLDILEGYSESFCKAIANSFDLLKEDEQDALIALSVFPGSFDYKAAEIALQQCSTSNPVVILRSLKIRSLLEQTSQFLRYKLHPLVRDFGKKIDKTKSPQVLQNSERLARVHFLSRLEENARMLYWEKDKCRESIESFGEDRHNYEFCLQNVTDHEISSCKPFLNNFAQTCMYLEKCFAPDSYIQFLEFLLTCKSYESTTHPVVRVELLCVLGEEMRRTGKNKKYQEYMEEADSLFSEHLGEFQTRALPHVFYLHNRARFSVSKTNDRSDPEPKYLYNEALEICEKEIPNHPEKALNLLFAGRNAKRCMANEEANEKLEKALSMLRNLLGDHFMTALCLKELADFYFLTEKTDEGRDKALNYYKEAMVVMEKLGTRNQKESILTLKNFGICHERKGNFEEAKTLLLEANQVCNSEIEGDHRWKVFVKIELALFYHEIANRQEIEGDDREELFSKMEEFMKEGLDMCYRLNDNKKSISSLGNRKQIMKVLNEYPGRFERETYYPDEPL; from the exons ATGTTATTTTCAGACCGTCTCATCAGATTAAAAGTTGAAACAGTAGGTTTGAATGAGGACCAAAAGAAAGATGTCTCTGACATGTTAATACTCCAAGCCACAGCATTCATAAAGTTGCGTAACTATTCCAAAGTTAAAGTAACAGGAGTGAGAGCCTTCCTTGAATTTTTGGAAACGACGTATAATTTATCGCGAGTTGCTCTCAATGTGGGCTCTCTTATCATCAGTCTGGATTGCAAAACGTCACGAGGTCTTGACCAGCTGTGGAATGACTATATTTCTGGTCACCTCAATAAAGTGGCTGAGCGGCACCTTGTGactgatgaaatgaaaaagaagCTTAACATGAGAGCAATCATGTTGAAGATAACCATAGAAGAGGAAAACTATTTGAAGTGCAAGAAAGTTCTCGTGGCATGTTCAG GAGAGGCAGAGTGTACCACTTTATCTTCTCAGAATGGTAGACTTGATGGAGGAAGAGGGATGACTGGGATTGCCACAGCTGCAGATAATGATGAATTGCCG AGAGACCTGAGACTGGCTCGATTACTCATCCAcgaaggaaaaaatgttttggaaCAGTTTTTTCTCATTTCAATCCATCCCGAAACGTTggaaaacactctgaagaaaaATTCGACAAAGCTCGCGCAACTAAAGTCGAAGCGTGTTATCTGTGATGATGACTGGGAGATGTTGTTCCCGGCTTCTGGTGACCCACCAAACACTGACAAGTTTGACATTACTGTGTTGCATTTGTTGATTCGAGAGTTTTCAAATTTGCCAACGCCTGCCAAAGGATGGCACAAACTCCCTGACGAGACCGACGATAGCATACAGGCAGACATCGCCAGAATCGAATGCTTCAAAAATGAGCTGTCCCGTCGGTCGTTTACTGCTATTTCCGAAAGTGAATTCGAAGAGAAATGGAGCAAAATCTCCTCATCATTGGAGAGATTTCAGGTTTACATCCACAAGCAAAACATTCAGTTCATCAAAAATGATTCAATCGATGATAAGATGCGACAAATATTGGAGGATATCatcaaaaaatggcaaaaatcatTAGATCATCACGGAACTAAATTCATCTGCGAGCGTAGCAGCTGCCTACCCGACCAAATGTCAGAAGAATCGGTATATGGTCGTTCTAACGAGATAGCCCTTGTAAAAGATATCGTCGAAAAAGATGGAGTTGCCGTCGTGTTGATTACTGGTGGACCGGGATTCGGAAAAACAACTGTGGCCAGGATGGCTGCCCAGAAATTAAAGGAGGACGGACAAACTGTCTTGTTTTGCAGTCTTCAGGGAAAGAAAACGTTTGACGAAGTTGCCACTGAAATGATCCTTTCTTGTCGCAAGGAGCCTGGACAACTACCAGACAGTCTAGAATATTGGCTTAAAAACTGGAGTAAACAGATCAGCCGCCAGCCTACAGTACTGGTCCTTGACAATGCAGATGGTATTATAGAGTCGAAGAGAGATCGAGCTTCCTTCGTAGAGACCCTGAGAACCATGAGAAGGCTATCAGGCAACAAGCTGACGTTTGTAATAACATCTCGATCGAGGCTCTTAGACGTGGAGTCGTGGGAAGAAGTGAAATTAAACCCTCTATCGCTCGAAGATGCTAAAACAGTACTGAAATCTTGTGTCAACAATGAAGAGAGAAAACTTCAACTGCAGTCTCCAGACTTGGATTCCATAGCCAAGCTTTGTGGTTTTGTTCCACTGGCACTGTCCATCGTCGGTTCACTTCTGTCAGATTTCCCTGCAAAAAGCCTCATAGAAAATCTTGAAAAGGAGCCCTTGGATATCCTTGAAGGATATTCTGAATCATTTTGCAAGGCCATAGCGAATTCATTTGACCTTTTGAAAGAAGATGAACAAGATGCCTTGATTGCGCTTTCCGTATTCCCAGGATCATTTGATTACAAAGCGGCGGAAATAGCTTTGCAGCAATGCTCTACATCTAATCCAGTTGTGATTCTCCGCTCGTTGAAGATAAGATCCCTCTTGGAACAGACTAGTCAGTTCTTAAGATACAAATTGCATCCTCTCGTTCGTGATTTTGGCAAGAAGATTGATAAGACAAAAAGTCCTCAAGTTTTGCAGAATAGCGAGCGACTGGCCCGTGTACATTTTCTGTCTCGACTGGAGGAAAATGCACGGATGTTGTACTGGGAAAAAGACAAATGCAGAGAATCCATTGAATCATTCGGAGAAGACAGGCACAACTATGAATTTTGTCTTCAAAATGTGACTGACCATGAGATTTCCTCTTGTAAACCGTTTCTCAACAATTTTGCCCAAACTTGCATGTATTTAGAGAAATGCTTTGCACCGGATTCTTACATTCAATTCTTGGAATTCCTACTGACATGCAAGTCGTATGAATCGACAACTCACCCAGTCGTCCGTGTGGAGCTTTTGTGCGTGCTTGGTGAAGAAATGAGACGTACtggaaagaataaaaaatacCAAGAGTACATGGAAGAGGCCGATAGTCTCTTTTCAGAACACCTTGGTGAATTCCAGACCAGAGCTCTTCCCCATGTCTTCTACCTTCATAACCGAGCTCGTTTCAGTGTTTCAAAGACGAACGACCGCTCTGATCCTGAACCGAAATACCTGTATAACGAAGCACTGGAAATCTGTGAAAAGGAGATTCCCAATCATCCCGAAAAGGCTTTAAACTTGTTATTTGCCGGGAGAAATGCTAAGAGGTGCATGGCGAATGAAGAAGCAAATGAGAAACTTGAGAAAGCTCTTTCGATGCTTAGAAATCTTCTTGGAGATCATTTCATGACGGCTCTGTGTCTAAAGGAACTTGCAGACTTTTACTTTCTTACCGAGAAGACCGATGAAGGGCGAGATAAAGCATTGAATTATTATAAAGAGGCAATGGTAGTTATGGAGAAGCTGGGAACGCGCAACCAAAAGGAAAGCATCTTAACTCTAAAAAACTTTGGGATTTGTCACGAAAGGAAAGGCAATTTTGAGGAAGCAAAGACGCTGCTTCTGGAAGCGAATCAAGTTTGCAACAGTGAGATAGAGGGAGATCACAGGTGGaaagtttttgttaaaattgaactgGCTCTCTTCTATCATGAAATAGCCAACAGACAAGAAATTGAAGGAGATGATAGAGAAGAACTATTCAGCAAAATGGAGGAATTTATGAAGGAAGGACTAGACATGTGCTACAGgctcaatgacaacaaaaaatCCATCAGTAGCCTCGGTAACAGGAAACAGATTATGAAAGTGTTAAACGAGTACCCAGGAAGATTTGAAAGAGAGACATATTATCCTGACGAACCTCTTTAA